The segment ATCTTCGTtttaaattcatcaatttttagTTTTCCTTTCGAAATTCCAGCTTGGTTagtaaaaataacaattttaaatccatttttCGACAAAGATTTCAATTTTCCGGGGACTTCAGGAAACGCAATCTGCCAATCGTCAATTGTTTTTGGAAAAACGTTACCTGATTTTGTCTTGATAAGTGTTCCATCCATGTCGTAAGCGGCTATCTTATTTGAAGAATTCAGTCCTTTGCTATGAAAAATATACAATTGCTTTCCGTCGATGACTTCCCAACGGTTGCTCTCAACAGGTACTGATATTCTTAGCCCAACACTAGTTCGATTATTTAAATCCGTCTTGCTGTTGTTCCCATTGTGTGTATTTTCAGTACGACTTTTTTTGCTCTGTTTGGAACTACTTTCACTGTCTTTCGACAAACTTCTTTTGTGAGTATCTTTTTTGTCAATGATTTTGACCTTTTTATCGCTTTTCGTAAAACATTCAAGATTGGCAAACTCTTTTTTTCTTGGAACCAGATTATTCTGTAACATTCCCGTTTTCTCCTGTTCCATTTCACAGACCACCtcctcaaatttaaaatcaaaggaATATTGATGTTCACCAGGAAGCAATTCCAGAATATCCCCATCGTAAGCTTCATATCCAAGgtgtttttccaacttttttccATTTAACACCGACGGGTTTGAGCCAAGACATTTCACCAAAACGTAACCATCTTTAACATTGGCCTTAAgacaaactgaataaaaaaaatagaacaagTTGGTAATCTATGGTCGCTCAAGCAAAATCGTTTATAACACACCTTGCTGTCGTGAGCAGCATGGATCCTGAATCAGTGTTTGTGGACTGCGTCCTATAAAAGTCCGTTCTGGTTCAATACGAATCGGTGGATGACGATTGGTTAAAGACTTTAAGAAGCATTCTTTTAAAACTTTGCTCATTTTACGATAAATGTTGACTGACAAAATTCGGCACTAAAGGAATAATATTCACTTCGCTTACTCGCAGCGCTCGCAGCTTGCTCATAACAAAAGTAAACATTACATTTACTGACATTTACCCTTACCACAGTGTGGATGAATACACCGGTGaagaaaaaggggaaaaacaTTTCCTTTGTgagcaaatattttatgtttcacGTACAGATAGCGCAAGCATAGAGGAACTAGATATTTCTGGCTTGAGTTTTCAAAAGATAATCATTCCTTTTGCATAGGTTATGCGACCTATTGAAAACTAAGGCCGGATTTATTTAAGCCAGTATTCCATTTTCTCATAATGAGTAAAAacttaaattataaaaaataagaaagacTCTTCGTAGATTCAATCGTCAGTAAAGTAACTGGTGATTTCAGCTGCTGTACATCATTTAGACATTTCAGCaaaatcattctaaattatGTATGAGTTCataagccccccctagaaaaattaagctggatttttaaatttaagaaaaaaactatagttatataactttacataataaaagc is part of the Sabethes cyaneus chromosome 2, idSabCyanKW18_F2, whole genome shotgun sequence genome and harbors:
- the LOC128736906 gene encoding uncharacterized protein F21D5.5 isoform X1, with the translated sequence MSKVLKECFLKSLTNRHPPIRIEPERTFIGRSPQTLIQDPCCSRQQVCLKANVKDGYVLVKCLGSNPSVLNGKKLEKHLGYEAYDGDILELLPGEHQYSFDFKFEEVVCEMEQEKTGMLQNNLVPRKKEFANLECFTKSDKKVKIIDKKDTHKRSLSKDSESSSKQSKKSRTENTHNGNNSKTDLNNRTSVGLRISVPVESNRWEVIDGKQLYIFHSKGLNSSNKIAAYDMDGTLIKTKSGNVFPKTIDDWQIAFPEVPGKLKSLSKNGFKIVIFTNQAGISKGKLKIDEFKTKIEALQSKLNIPLQVYISTGKGEYRKPLTGMWDKMCQLYNDDLEVDKVHSFYVGDAAGRLEQKKPVKRKKDHSCVDRLMALNVGIPFFTPEVHFQNAKDLEWTKPEFDPKSVFEFRELLSPSGSKMVSSEPEVIVMVGFPGSGKSSFVRANLESKGYTLINRDTLGSWQKCVSLLESALRNKKSAVIDNTNPDVESRKRFVEVAKKRNVPCRCFVMNVSYKQSKHNNIFRELTDRSHTSINDMVFNMYKSKYQEPSIEEGFSEIVKVNFLANFKSDVEENLYKLYLLES